tccctaTCTATTCTGTAgctattttctaaataaaaacaatctatatacaaatgaagagtttTGCTGAAACCTGTAAGGTCCCTTGAGGTGATTCTTAAATCAGACACGTTTAATACAGTGGGTCCCAGATTATTATCACAACTTATACGCCTGTTGCTATGATTTCAGATGGACATATTCCACACGGCCGAGCCCCTGCCCGACTATTACACTCTCATGGACATCGCCTACATCTACACTTGGACCAGGGTGAGTAGCGCTGAATAGCAGGTCGTCgaggcgtagtggatatggtgtccgcctagcgatcggggtgtcacggattcgatccccactgtgggagcgttcttttattcttccccatagacaccaagtactggttctacccaggaaactgactccAGAGCGTTTCAGTAAGCCTTAGGTTTTCGATGCACTTGAGTTTAGATAAAATAAGGTTTAAAATAATAGAAGAAAAATTGCTGCATTTTCACATACGCTAAAACCACTTCTGTGCTGGGGCTTTTATTTTAATGGAGTTCTTTGTCGAATTTGGCTGTGTAGGAgatatttaacagcattttcaccTACGTCAAAAGAATCATTGTTCTGGGGCACTTATTTTCACGgattttgttgtaaaaattgGAAAGAACCGCGAATTTAAGTTTCCGACAAATAAAAGTTAGTTTTCACGGCGGTCGATTGTGCGCTTCTTAGATGAAGTATTTGATACTCGCCAATGTGTGATTTGATAATATCCGGTAAAGCTCTAAAAACTTTACATTTCGATTTGGTTATAATTTACAAGTTGCATTTAGTCTTTCATGTAgctataatcattttttttaacatagaTGTATTTTGTAAGCAATTGTAAGCTTTTAATGAGCTTTTTCTAAGTTTGCTTCTAATAGGCGTCTCTTAGCGTATCCTATATTTTGGATTTCccttattgatataaaaataccACATGTACACATATGCTTGTACTTGCGATAATTGACAGAAAAAAACCCGTATATGATCCATCCCCAATTACAAATAAAAGTTGTTTATCAATCTTGTTTTTAAGTGCGTTAAAAATTCAAATCTTTTCACTTCGCGTTCGATCGCTCGTACTTTGAACTAAGCATGTTTACGCTCTGTTTCATTATAACATTATTCAAGCAAGACATACAATTTTAATGTTCAGTGATTGTCTGCGCGGCTTTGTCTCAGAAAAAAAACCGAACTAATTTGCTCGAACGGTATAAAATTGTAAGAACTTATTTGAACGAACGCTAAAAAAATGAACGaactatttatttgaatgaacgcacaatagttttatctattCGGGTAACACTGGATAACATTCTAGAATATGAAAAAAACCTGTTATAAAACAACAAAAGAACTCAATGAGCCTGTTTCTGTTCCAGAGAACCCCGCTTCGCCTGTATTACACAGTATTTGAGCGCAGTACTGCATACCGGGACCACCCGGGACATATTGACGTCAAACGGGCGCTAAATAGCGACGCAGAAATCACGACCGAAACCACCGAACTTCTAGGAGATGCGACTGATATTGACCAAGGTGTTAAGGAGACAGACAAATTGCCCTTATGTTTATTGACCGGTCCCGACGACATAAGTCCGGATCTAGACCTAGAGGAGGGCGTACCTCAGAAGGGAAAAAAGAGAAAGCGTGGGACAAAAGCGAAAGTAAAGAAGCTGCTCTCAGTCTCGGATGACGACTCGGTAAAGGAACAAATGTCTGAGTCCGAGGAGCAGCTTGCAAAATTACGACTGGACTGTGGTAGCGACTCGGAGACTATAATACCTGACTTTGACAACGAGAACAATGTTGATTGTGCAAACAGCGCAAGCGTAGTAGGCAATTCACATTCGCAGAGCAATGGTCTGGTACGGTCGAAAGGTAATTGCAATAAATTAGGCGATCGCGCTTCGGAAAGGACTGATACATTGGACGCTCACAGGTCGGAAAGGGCGGATAAATTGGATGCTTCTGAGGAGGATGGTGACGAGAGCGATTCAGAACCGAGGCTTGTAGTGGATACAGACCACGACCCCAGCAAGCCCTCTAGCACCCAGAGCAGCCCGAGCTCATCTGTGCATCTTACCATGTTCCAGCCGCTAACTGAGAACTCACTGTCCGATAATTGCAACGATGAGTCAGCGAAAAAAGAAAGCGTTGTTAGAATTGCAAACGGGAAGAATGCGAAAAGTTGGGATAGTTTAGTTACTTCAGTACCAAAACGGTCCAAAGGTCGACCAAAGGGGAGCAAAAATAAGGTGAAATCGTTGCTAGCAGTAACAAAGAACGCGGGAAAATCCGTAGTAGTAAAGCAGGTATCAAATGTTTCAAAAGACATTGAGTTAAATCAGAAATCGAAAATGAATACTGAAATAGTTTATTCGTTTTCTGCTGATGAAAATCTGAATGCTGATCAAAAGAAAGGAAATAATGTACAGCGTTCGGTAAGTGCATTCGATGGCTCGGAACAAAGTTTAGTGAAACGAAAATATGTGCGCAAAAAGAAAATGCCAAGTGAAAGAGAGCACGCCGTGCCTCTTAAAAGAGCAAAGACAGTTAACGCTATGCTGAAATGCAAAGACGCGAGTGGTGGGGTAAATGGCAAGGACACTTTGGCGGATATTGACATATCAAAACCTATAGACATTAGAAAGACAGTGTCCGAGGGAGAAGGTGTTGTACAGGTTTCAAACGGTGGTGAGACTGGACTGAATAATTGTTCACCAGACGACAATGACGTTGCTCAAGATGGAAAAACGCTTCTTCCATCCGCGTTTTCAGAACCCATCACACCGTTGTATGGGGAGACACCCAACGTAAATGAATCTAATCAAGGGTTGCCTTGTTCGCCAAACATGGACATTAAGGGAAACCAGAGCTCAAATGTTGAACAGGATGTAATCAAAGACAAACCCTGTGATTTTAATGGTGCTATTTCCAATGGTGCATACGTAGACAATGCAGAGGTGTTAAATACCTTAGAAAGTGGCCTTAGCAGTGGAATTCAGAACAATTTCGGTATTCGATCTAGTTTTATGTTTCCCACTTCTATGCAGCCGGCCTTTATCGGATACAACGGGAATTTGGTTGCTATGAACGCCTTGAGGCCAGATTTTTCACCGGGACATTTTAATTTCGCTAACACCATAGCGGGAACTATTCCGCCGAATGCACTCTGCATCATAAATGGGTTCTCTCCTTCGCCGCTGAATGCGCATGCTCAGCTCAATCACTTGACCAATGGCAATACCGTGACCAATGTGAACGCTGGGTACCAGTCATGTGACCACCACGTGGAGCAGCCTTTAGACTTGACGAACAATTTTTCCAGAGAAGAGTACACAAAAGGGAAAATATTCAAGACGAAATTACTGAAAAGGCCTGTCCCGAAATCGGATATCACACAGAACGGGAGAGATAAACACACGATGCAGGACTCTCAGTTTTAGCATACtgtgtattgttattttatgttttaggTTCTATTTTCTCCAATGTCTGCGTATATTCTAATGGTGCCATTGactttttatgtttgttaattatgcagaattgttgttttttctacttACAAGGTGTGGTCTTACAAATGAATGGTGGCATTATTAATGGTCCGATTTATTGAAGGAATTCTATTTTCAAGAtgaaatgcaataattataaataaattatatatcaaATGGTTCGTTTTCAAACACATCTAACCCATGTATCAGTTAACTTACCGGCAACACTGTTCacaaagtttgttttgtttttcattatcattgtcttcttaaatttgttttaaaagttgGGAACAATATTATGTGCTTTATGTGCTTAtataaatgtactttttgtatTAAACGTACAAAATAGTTTCAGCGACTTGTCTCCtttcaaaacataataaattCTAAAGCATTTCTATTGAAGCGTTTAATGGTTTTGCGTTGATGTTTTAATTATGTACACGAACAATTTTGTTGAACCAAAACAGTTTAACCCGTATTTATTGTTGCTTTTCTTTCGATTGCCACATAAGTTAAAAAGTAAAATGATGCATGCCATTGGAATGGACAATGGAAATGGTCGGATGCATTAATGCATTTCTTAATTAAGATAAATTATTGATATGCAAAAGTTATTTCAGGGATTTCAAAAGCTTTTGAAAACTAACagaaaattgtataaatataaatgactATCCAATCCGAAAGATAACCTTTACAGTGGTAGatgacccatgggggtaaatacccccacttttcaaagcatgggggtaaatggtcaaattttgccttgcttgaagggtaatttgctaaaagtaaaaaaagaatataGCCGGGGTAAAGACACACTACTTttatcatgttaaacacaataaaccattaactatgtgtattctTTCACAGTAGTAGGTTTCTTAAAGTGgcttttgttttttaactgtccttGGTTTATAGGCCCGTGAGCCACGGAAAACTGTTTTGCCAACTtgcaacagttgttttattagcgttAAAGtgtccttttttatttgaaaacaggggaaattaaatcattcagtattgtcagtacaatgtttttactcgatacaacttgagccgtataaaaagaatcaattaCACTTTAAGAAGTAAATTGTTTTGGCttcgaagaagccatgctgacctctgCATGTAAATAAACACATGAGCGCTTGACTGTCTATTAAAAAATCAATGCTAAATTTACAatgcgtctagatgatacagagtatacatatcGACTTGCTAACTATTTGTACAATTCAGCTCACAAATAACTCTAATTTtcacgataaccagtctcatagtTTGtcgaaagacaatcagctgtttatattttttgtttacgttgtACCACAgaagtttgaaattctatccataaagctaatctaatggctaaataaaaaaatacccctatatagtataaagactacaggaatgaaacgcagcagaccccggacccgcccattttccagtaaacaagggaaattactggaaaaacagggtACCCTACATCGACCTATGGTATAATAATCAAAAGGCCGGTGAAAGAAACTACGAACACTGCTTACCGTGAACTACCTTCCTCTTGATTCACAATTattcaacactttccgctcatcgtcggatccattgcgtgttgttgctgttttttaggctagattgcactctaccggtacgcagttgtttaccactatcgacaaagcgggggtttggggcggtagctcccgatactaaggaaatatataggataaaaaggattattaggtgttgcgttaggtgttaggtATTGGGCGCTTAGCAACTATAcaattatacgcttttccattcttttttacgtaccggtaacgTGCAATCGTCCCGTTTTTTATTCCCATCGTAATATTTAAACATATCCCATCgtaatatttttacatatatcacagtgcagaggcgtatccagaatttTTTCCGATGGGGGGGCTCAACTGgtgagggtgcgggaggggtgtccccttccgtcgttgattttttttaatggtaccttcaaatgatgcaatttcatgctatctaatcagcattttgcatgataaaagtgcatatAAAACAAGAACTTGTTtttagacatcaagtgtgacagacacacagacagacagacagacagacagacacacaggggtaaatcaaatgtctctcaaaccagtattttgttttaataacattactacgcttaaaataattatagacgcgactaaaataagaaaaaaaaacaacagtttaattgcattaaaaatcttacttcaacagaattagtccaaatttatgccttttccgtgcattttttcggtactcttTATTCGTTTacttttcacgattcccagaaattgttgcatggaacaatctgtgcgcgcacatcgcgaaaatatgagacatgccgatattcacatgttcagtgggtataccctgacccgatttgatgataattttatcaaaatcttttaatagtaatatatatgccgaaattgtattggaacaaattgcgaacgtttttgggttttttcagttcttgagcacattttcatgtcaatgttgctcaaaagaagatcgaccgttaaaacagaaacttgttaaatggtaaataaaagttataaaaaaagtaaaattaatctttcggtttctctaaatttgttcagtgaatcgaattttcggacagacagacagacagacagacagacacacaggggtaaatcaaatgtctctcaaaccagtattttgttttaataaaattactacgcttgaaaataattatagacacgactaatataagaaaaaaaaagtttaattgcattaaaaatcttacttcaactgaaatagtccaaatttatgccttttccgtgcatttttcggtactcttcattaaacttgcgcataaattgcagaccactgcgctagtgtaaacacataatttcaagtatttgatttattttaaagaaaattcttttactttttcacgattcccagaaattgttgcatggaacaatctgtgcgcgcacatcgcgaaaatacgAGACATGTTgatatccacatgttcagtggatataccctgtcccgatttgatgataattttatcaaatcttttaatagtaatatatatgccgaaattgtattggaacaaattgcgaacgttctaggtttttttcagttcttgagcactttttcatgtcaatgttgctcataaatcgaccgttaaaacagaaacttgttaaatggtagggcgtaaataaaagttataaaataagtaaaattaatctttcggtttctctaaatttgttcagtgaatcgaatttacgaagttttgttgacctcatgtctattgcaatcgagtactctcgcttttcggatgttacctctcgactcaaggtaaacgacgcgcgaagtgtatgtcatttgcggatGTGTATGAAACTATCGGCTATGTGTGGTTAAACACgctctaaataaacaattttgacatggatttaacaagaatgaaataaatctttttaggtacatcgtttattgcggcaatgtttgaaataattaagaaattattttagttgtttccttaaccgctcgactgaaggtaattggaggatattgtttttcacaagtcccatgcggcagccatttgtaaacattta
This sequence is a window from Dreissena polymorpha isolate Duluth1 chromosome 16, UMN_Dpol_1.0, whole genome shotgun sequence. Protein-coding genes within it:
- the LOC127862447 gene encoding uncharacterized protein LOC127862447, producing the protein MNRTTKIRITELNPHVICVLCGGYFVNATTITECLHSFCRTCITRYLETSKYCPVCDVMVHKTKPLNYIRADKTLQDLVYKLVPGLYRSEMKRRREYYAHVDPPGVTRPPSEDRGDEFYDRIIYTEDERISLSLELCAEGIPFKTPTSVHGHAGAASIKVRDVRYLQCPAAFSVGNLKKFIRMKFDLQQKYEMDIFHTAEPLPDYYTLMDIAYIYTWTRRTPLRLYYTVFERSTAYRDHPGHIDVKRALNSDAEITTETTELLGDATDIDQGVKETDKLPLCLLTGPDDISPDLDLEEGVPQKGKKRKRGTKAKVKKLLSVSDDDSVKEQMSESEEQLAKLRLDCGSDSETIIPDFDNENNVDCANSASVVGNSHSQSNGLVRSKGNCNKLGDRASERTDTLDAHRSERADKLDASEEDGDESDSEPRLVVDTDHDPSKPSSTQSSPSSSVHLTMFQPLTENSLSDNCNDESAKKESVVRIANGKNAKSWDSLVTSVPKRSKGRPKGSKNKVKSLLAVTKNAGKSVVVKQVSNVSKDIELNQKSKMNTEIVYSFSADENLNADQKKGNNVQRSVSAFDGSEQSLVKRKYVRKKKMPSEREHAVPLKRAKTVNAMLKCKDASGGVNGKDTLADIDISKPIDIRKTVSEGEGVVQVSNGGETGLNNCSPDDNDVAQDGKTLLPSAFSEPITPLYGETPNVNESNQGLPCSPNMDIKGNQSSNVEQDVIKDKPCDFNGAISNGAYVDNAEVLNTLESGLSSGIQNNFGIRSSFMFPTSMQPAFIGYNGNLVAMNALRPDFSPGHFNFANTIAGTIPPNALCIINGFSPSPLNAHAQLNHLTNGNTVTNVNAGYQSCDHHVEQPLDLTNNFSREEYTKGKIFKTKLLKRPVPKSDITQNGRDKHTMQDSQF